In Streptomyces sp. DG2A-72, one genomic interval encodes:
- a CDS encoding cytochrome P450, translating into MVTADRFPLGSATTLAELADDPHPRLALLRAHEPVSWLPALGGWLVTRRDLALRVMRDADTFTVDDPRFSTAQVVGPSMLSLEGAEHARHRAPFTDPFRPRDVRDRFAGFVADEAARLVETVRPRGRAELRREVAGPLAVAVVAESLGLVDADAEAVLSWYDAIVGTVSDITAGQPSNPTGAAAFDELRDSVEATVIAGVDTSLLVAAAERLKLPEVVANAAVLMFGGIETTEGMIANAVLHLLAEPGQLALLRADPGLVDAAIEEALRLEPAAAVVDRYATADVTIGGAEVRRGDLVVVSLAGANRDPEVFPDPDRFDLRRTNSRLQLAFAHGPHFCLGAHLARLETRVCLLTLLDRLPGLRLDAASSTAPSGLLFRKPSALHVRWDTPVS; encoded by the coding sequence ATGGTGACAGCAGATCGCTTTCCGCTCGGCTCCGCGACGACGCTCGCCGAGCTGGCGGACGACCCCCACCCCAGGCTGGCCCTGCTGCGTGCCCACGAGCCGGTCTCCTGGCTCCCCGCGCTGGGCGGCTGGCTGGTGACGCGGCGCGATCTCGCGCTGCGGGTGATGCGGGACGCGGACACCTTCACCGTGGACGACCCCCGCTTCTCCACCGCCCAGGTGGTCGGCCCCAGCATGCTCTCCCTGGAAGGCGCCGAGCACGCGCGGCACCGCGCTCCCTTCACCGATCCGTTCCGTCCGCGAGATGTGCGGGACCGGTTCGCCGGCTTCGTGGCGGACGAAGCAGCCCGGCTCGTGGAGACCGTCCGGCCGCGGGGCCGCGCCGAGCTGCGGCGGGAGGTGGCCGGGCCCCTGGCCGTCGCCGTCGTCGCCGAGTCCCTGGGCCTGGTCGACGCCGACGCCGAGGCGGTGCTGTCCTGGTACGACGCCATCGTGGGCACGGTCTCCGACATCACCGCGGGGCAGCCCTCGAATCCCACCGGAGCGGCGGCGTTCGACGAGTTGAGAGACAGCGTCGAGGCGACGGTCATCGCGGGTGTCGATACGTCGCTGCTGGTCGCGGCTGCCGAACGGCTGAAGCTGCCGGAGGTGGTCGCCAACGCCGCCGTGCTGATGTTCGGCGGCATCGAGACCACCGAGGGCATGATCGCCAACGCGGTACTGCACCTGCTGGCCGAGCCCGGTCAACTCGCGCTTCTGCGGGCCGATCCGGGCCTGGTCGACGCGGCGATCGAGGAGGCGCTGCGGCTGGAACCCGCCGCGGCGGTCGTCGACCGCTACGCCACCGCCGATGTGACGATCGGCGGGGCCGAGGTGCGCCGCGGGGATCTCGTGGTCGTCTCGCTCGCCGGAGCCAACCGTGACCCCGAGGTCTTCCCGGACCCCGACCGTTTCGACCTACGACGCACCAACTCCCGTCTCCAGCTGGCCTTCGCCCACGGCCCGCACTTCTGCCTGGGCGCCCATCTCGCCCGACTGGAGACCCGCGTCTGCCTCCTCACGCTCCTCGATCGTCTGCCCGGACTGCGCCTGGATGCCGCCTCGTCCACCGCACCCAGCGGCCTGCTCTTCCGTAAGCCCTCGGCCCTGCACGTCCGTTGGGACACTCCGGTGTCGTGA
- a CDS encoding LacI family DNA-binding transcriptional regulator — protein MNSVAARPRIKDVAEYAGVSPKTVSNVINNFEHVSERTRTAVQEAIDALGYRVNIAGRQLRQGRTGMITLAVPELDVAYFAELAKYVMAEADRRGRTVLLHQTGAVRERELAALHGFDAQFSDGVILSPLSLLPRDLATRDRRLPVVLLGERPAEGGTDHVGIDNVRAAREATAYLLSRGRRRIAVVGGAVRGRLGTDRLRTDGYREALDAAGLPFDADLVLPMEAYHWQDGARAATALMRRPSPPDALLCLNDHMALGALRALHEFGRTVPGDLDVVGFDDIEASRFSVPSLTTVAPDKQEIARAAVALLLERIDEPDAGPLQDHVAGHRIIVRESTRG, from the coding sequence ATGAACAGCGTGGCGGCCAGACCGAGGATCAAGGACGTGGCGGAGTACGCGGGCGTCTCGCCCAAGACCGTCTCCAACGTGATCAACAACTTCGAGCATGTCTCGGAGCGGACCCGTACCGCCGTCCAGGAGGCCATCGACGCGCTGGGCTACCGGGTGAACATCGCCGGACGCCAGCTGCGCCAGGGCCGCACCGGCATGATCACCCTGGCTGTCCCGGAACTCGACGTCGCGTACTTCGCCGAGCTGGCGAAGTACGTCATGGCCGAGGCCGACCGCAGGGGCCGCACGGTGCTGCTGCACCAGACCGGGGCCGTGCGCGAGCGCGAACTGGCGGCGCTGCACGGATTCGACGCCCAGTTCTCCGACGGTGTCATCCTCAGCCCGCTCTCCCTCCTGCCCCGCGACCTCGCCACCCGCGACCGGCGCCTGCCCGTCGTCCTGCTCGGCGAACGGCCCGCCGAGGGCGGCACCGACCACGTGGGCATCGACAACGTACGGGCCGCCCGCGAGGCCACGGCGTATCTGCTGTCGCGCGGTCGCCGCCGCATCGCCGTCGTCGGAGGGGCCGTGCGGGGCCGCCTGGGCACGGACCGGCTGCGCACGGACGGGTACCGAGAGGCCCTTGATGCGGCCGGGTTGCCCTTCGACGCCGACCTGGTGCTGCCGATGGAGGCGTACCACTGGCAGGACGGCGCTCGCGCCGCGACCGCGCTCATGCGGCGGCCGTCACCTCCGGACGCGCTGCTGTGTCTGAACGACCACATGGCCCTGGGCGCCTTGCGTGCCCTGCACGAGTTCGGCCGTACCGTGCCCGGAGACCTCGACGTGGTCGGCTTCGACGACATCGAGGCATCCCGGTTCAGCGTGCCCAGTCTGACGACCGTCGCCCCGGACAAGCAGGAGATCGCGCGCGCCGCGGTGGCCCTGCTGCTGGAGCGCATCGACGAGCCGGACGCGGGTCCGCTGCAGGACCATGTCGCGGGCCACCGGATCATCGTGCGCGAGAGCACCCGCGGCTGA
- a CDS encoding transposase, with protein sequence MKLVVQVKLLPTPEQASEVAFERGEFKNFALRKHAYDTVKSRWGMGAQAAQHVIKKTCDAYTTLKANLKAGNLGRPGSKRYRRAAEKPIAFRPESAQPYDDRMLSWQIPGRTVSIWTTGGRVKNVAFTASVEQLATLALYRKGESDLLERDGRWFLNATCEVPEAPLNTDPVDFLGIDLGIVNIATTSDGEILAGRTLNRIRVRERTLRTKLQKKNTPSAKRRLKKRRRKEARRAKDINHKIAKHVVAEAERTGRGIALEDLTGIRERVRLRKPQRATHASWSFAQLGSFIAYKARKAGVPVVHVDPAYTSRTCAECGHIDKANRVSQAWFACRSCGFVDHADRNSSRNIRARAWELWRRGAQSTAPDPPRTSRSGTGRKRSITPSDARCASPAP encoded by the coding sequence GTGAAGCTGGTGGTGCAGGTCAAGCTGCTGCCGACGCCCGAGCAGGCGAGCGAGGTGGCCTTCGAGCGCGGGGAGTTCAAAAACTTCGCCCTGCGCAAGCATGCCTACGACACCGTCAAGTCCCGTTGGGGCATGGGTGCGCAGGCCGCTCAGCACGTCATCAAGAAGACCTGCGACGCGTACACCACACTGAAGGCGAACCTGAAGGCCGGAAACCTGGGACGGCCCGGCTCCAAGCGCTACCGCAGGGCCGCCGAGAAGCCCATCGCCTTCCGCCCCGAGAGCGCGCAGCCCTACGACGACCGCATGCTGTCCTGGCAGATCCCCGGCCGCACGGTGTCGATCTGGACCACCGGCGGGCGGGTCAAGAACGTGGCGTTCACCGCCTCGGTCGAGCAGCTGGCCACCCTGGCCCTGTACCGCAAGGGCGAGTCCGACCTGCTGGAGCGGGACGGCAGGTGGTTCCTGAACGCCACCTGCGAAGTCCCCGAAGCGCCGCTGAACACCGATCCGGTGGACTTTCTCGGCATCGACCTGGGCATCGTCAACATCGCCACCACCTCGGACGGCGAGATCCTGGCCGGGCGCACACTCAACCGCATCCGGGTCCGCGAACGGACGCTGCGCACCAAGCTGCAGAAGAAGAACACCCCGTCCGCCAAGCGCCGGCTGAAGAAGCGGCGGCGCAAGGAGGCCCGTAGGGCCAAGGACATCAACCACAAGATCGCGAAGCATGTGGTGGCCGAGGCGGAACGCACCGGTCGCGGAATCGCCCTGGAAGACCTGACAGGCATCCGCGAGCGGGTACGGCTTCGCAAGCCCCAACGGGCCACCCACGCCAGCTGGTCGTTCGCCCAGCTGGGGTCGTTCATCGCGTACAAGGCCCGCAAGGCGGGAGTGCCGGTCGTGCACGTCGACCCGGCGTACACCTCCCGCACCTGCGCCGAGTGCGGGCACATCGACAAGGCGAACCGGGTGAGCCAGGCCTGGTTCGCGTGCCGGTCCTGCGGATTCGTTGATCACGCAGACCGCAACAGCTCCCGCAACATCCGCGCCCGCGCGTGGGAGTTGTGGCGACGCGGGGCCCAGTCAACGGCCCCTGACCCACCCCGAACATCTCGGAGTGGGACTGGACGCAAACGCAGCATCACACCCAGTGATGCCCGTTGTGCAAGCCCGGCGCCTTAG
- a CDS encoding NAD(P)/FAD-dependent oxidoreductase yields the protein MHDGDVVVIGGGYAGVRLAKRLDATARVTLVDRKEIFFHRIASLRAGVHPEWSVTPFIPYDRLLRHGRVVVGKAVRVETGERHVVLGTGERLPYDALVIATGADYPEPARFLGTTAEEAAKSFAEHQRNIAAARHILVVGGGPSGVELGAEIRLARPDARVTLAHAGPALLDATGSARAGRKARAWLESHDVEVRLDSFMAPGNDFGTYRDAHGHIVEADLSFWATGTTPNTLWLRLAGHGDWLNPAGHVKVDRMLRVDGKPDVFAVGDVSDATELKITPAALAQADLAAHNIRTYLTSSGRHRKEPRPYRPVHRTPIIVPFGAADGLTVLPVPGGETAVLGSRTSVLAKAKTLMTPYMRRQLGYTAT from the coding sequence GTGCATGACGGCGACGTAGTGGTGATCGGAGGCGGTTATGCCGGCGTCCGGCTGGCGAAACGGCTGGACGCGACTGCACGGGTCACGCTGGTGGACCGCAAGGAGATCTTCTTCCACCGCATCGCCTCCCTGCGCGCCGGCGTGCACCCGGAGTGGTCGGTGACGCCCTTCATTCCGTACGACCGACTGCTGCGCCACGGACGTGTCGTCGTCGGCAAGGCGGTCCGCGTCGAGACCGGCGAGCGGCACGTGGTGCTGGGCACCGGCGAACGGCTGCCGTACGACGCGCTGGTGATCGCGACCGGCGCCGACTACCCGGAACCGGCCCGGTTCCTCGGCACCACGGCCGAGGAGGCGGCCAAGTCGTTCGCCGAGCACCAGCGGAACATCGCCGCCGCCCGGCACATCCTCGTCGTCGGCGGCGGTCCGTCCGGCGTCGAGCTCGGCGCCGAGATCCGGCTGGCCCGGCCGGACGCCCGGGTCACACTCGCCCATGCCGGGCCGGCGCTGCTCGATGCCACGGGCAGTGCGCGGGCCGGGCGCAAGGCCCGTGCCTGGCTGGAGTCCCATGACGTCGAGGTGCGGCTCGACTCCTTCATGGCGCCCGGCAATGACTTCGGCACCTACCGCGACGCCCACGGCCACATCGTCGAGGCCGACCTCTCCTTCTGGGCGACGGGCACCACCCCCAACACGCTCTGGCTGCGCCTGGCCGGACACGGCGACTGGCTGAACCCGGCCGGGCACGTCAAGGTCGACCGGATGCTCCGGGTCGACGGGAAGCCGGACGTGTTCGCGGTCGGCGACGTCAGCGACGCCACCGAGCTCAAGATCACCCCCGCCGCGCTCGCCCAGGCGGACCTCGCCGCCCACAACATCCGCACCTACCTCACCAGCTCCGGCCGGCACCGCAAGGAGCCCCGCCCGTACCGGCCGGTCCACCGCACCCCGATCATCGTGCCCTTCGGCGCGGCCGACGGACTGACCGTGCTGCCCGTGCCGGGCGGCGAGACCGCGGTCCTCGGCAGCCGTACGTCCGTCCTGGCCAAGGCGAAGACACTCATGACGCCGTACATGAGGCGCCAGCTCGGGTACACCGCGACCTGA
- a CDS encoding cytochrome P450, which translates to MSHAQDVATPAIVIDPLVRDLDGETELLRKAGPFARIDLLGVPAWTVTRHSVARELLTDPRLVKDIGAWGLWQSGTVTRQWPLIGMVDPGRSMFTVDGTEHRRLRAKTAQAITPRRLESLRPAVEQLTEQLLDDLAEQAGRDGRADLKTVFAQPLPMGVVCTLMGVPQAEIPRQMRLWKSFFSLLTPQEERLAVIAELGTIFTELVREKTAHPADDLTSALILAEEGGAPLTEEEVAGNLKSMIGAGHETTIGLILNSVRGLLGHPDQLAMVLDGRIPWDTVVEEALRWDPPVTHLLMRFAVEDIDVDGFVIAKGEGVVISYRAIGRDTDQHGPDADAFDITRPSAVRHMAFGHGPHICPGAALSRLEAGIALPALFTRFPDLRPALPLTQLRNLPVLTQNDLESFPVLPHG; encoded by the coding sequence ATGAGTCACGCTCAGGACGTTGCGACGCCCGCCATCGTCATCGACCCGCTGGTGCGCGACCTGGACGGCGAGACAGAACTGCTGCGCAAGGCCGGCCCGTTCGCCCGGATCGACCTGCTCGGTGTCCCGGCCTGGACGGTCACCCGGCATTCCGTGGCCCGGGAACTGCTCACCGACCCCCGGCTGGTGAAGGACATCGGCGCCTGGGGACTGTGGCAGTCGGGCACGGTCACCCGGCAGTGGCCGTTGATCGGCATGGTCGACCCGGGCCGGTCCATGTTCACCGTGGACGGCACCGAGCACCGTCGGCTGCGGGCGAAGACGGCCCAGGCGATCACCCCGCGGCGGCTGGAGTCGCTGCGGCCTGCGGTCGAGCAGCTCACCGAGCAGTTGCTGGACGACCTGGCGGAGCAGGCCGGCCGGGACGGCCGGGCCGACCTGAAGACCGTCTTCGCGCAGCCGTTACCGATGGGAGTGGTCTGCACGCTGATGGGTGTGCCGCAGGCCGAGATCCCACGCCAGATGCGCCTGTGGAAGTCCTTCTTCTCCCTGCTCACTCCGCAGGAGGAGCGACTCGCGGTCATCGCGGAACTGGGCACGATCTTCACGGAATTGGTGCGTGAGAAGACCGCGCACCCGGCCGACGACCTCACCAGCGCCCTGATCCTCGCCGAGGAAGGCGGTGCACCGCTGACCGAGGAAGAGGTGGCGGGAAACCTCAAGTCGATGATCGGCGCCGGGCACGAGACCACCATCGGTCTGATCCTCAACAGCGTCCGCGGCCTGCTCGGCCACCCCGACCAGTTGGCCATGGTGCTGGACGGCCGCATCCCGTGGGACACGGTGGTGGAGGAGGCACTGCGCTGGGATCCGCCGGTCACCCACCTGCTGATGCGGTTCGCCGTCGAGGACATCGACGTCGACGGGTTCGTCATCGCCAAGGGCGAGGGCGTGGTCATCTCCTACCGCGCGATCGGCCGCGACACGGACCAGCACGGGCCCGACGCCGACGCCTTCGACATCACCCGGCCCAGCGCCGTCCGGCACATGGCCTTCGGCCACGGGCCGCACATCTGCCCGGGCGCGGCGCTCTCCCGGCTGGAGGCGGGCATCGCCCTCCCGGCCCTCTTCACCCGCTTCCCCGACCTCCGGCCGGCCCTGCCCCTGACACAGCTCCGCAACCTCCCGGTCCTCACCCAGAACGACCTGGAGTCGTTCCCCGTCCTCCCGCACGGCTGA
- a CDS encoding TetR/AcrR family transcriptional regulator, producing the protein MATTTTRLSKQARREQLLDTAVAMVRGQGTDGLTLVTLAEAAKVSRPIVYDHFGTRPGLLLALYRRLDERHRAAIAQALQDAAPTAAEVARVISTAYFACATDMPELTAISAALKGNPEMEATQHELMGRYTDLMAAALSPYSRLSRNALRLRCVGLLGAAEAIAGDVTRERVTSDEAVVALTDLIMGGLATGQGH; encoded by the coding sequence ATGGCGACCACGACGACCCGGCTGTCCAAGCAGGCCAGGCGGGAGCAGCTGCTCGACACCGCCGTGGCGATGGTGCGCGGCCAGGGCACCGACGGACTGACGTTGGTCACCCTCGCCGAGGCGGCGAAGGTCAGCAGACCGATCGTGTACGACCATTTCGGCACCCGCCCCGGTCTGCTGCTCGCCCTCTACCGGCGCCTCGACGAACGCCACCGGGCCGCGATCGCGCAGGCGCTGCAGGACGCCGCCCCCACCGCTGCCGAGGTCGCCCGCGTCATCAGCACCGCATACTTCGCCTGCGCCACCGACATGCCGGAACTCACCGCCATCTCCGCCGCGTTGAAGGGAAATCCGGAGATGGAGGCGACCCAGCACGAGCTGATGGGCCGTTATACGGACCTGATGGCGGCCGCGTTGTCGCCGTACTCCCGCCTCTCCCGCAACGCCCTCCGTCTGCGCTGCGTAGGCCTCCTGGGCGCGGCCGAAGCGATCGCCGGGGACGTGACCCGGGAGCGAGTGACGTCCGACGAGGCGGTCGTCGCTCTGACCGACCTGATCATGGGCGGCCTCGCCACGGGACAGGGCCACTAG
- a CDS encoding saccharopine dehydrogenase — protein MGHPEPVLILGGSGQAGAGAAALLRRWHPDLPLTIAGRDLGRARRVADELGAATAVTVDLGRSDLGLPPGHGHSAVVASLWDNHLHGLRYAQHRGLPYLSLSSGLVDIGPEVVAGAQRATAAPILLASHWCAGVLVLTTLNLAREFDRIDTIRVGAVLDESDIGGPAGAADLERWGDVTSAGLVRRDGAFAWVDGPDAEAGVPTSDGRILPGRTIPILDVPSLALATGAANVSFALAIGESAGRHRGDGPSLEVRIDLEGVGVEGEPLSRSRRLVHPAGQGPLTALGMALGVERLIGLRGDAVPVGIHTPEALIDPAYAAERLAETGAMVVDPAAAAA, from the coding sequence GTGGGACATCCGGAACCGGTACTGATCCTTGGCGGCTCGGGACAGGCAGGCGCGGGGGCCGCCGCACTCCTGCGGCGCTGGCACCCCGACCTGCCGTTGACGATCGCGGGTCGTGACCTCGGCCGCGCGCGGCGGGTGGCCGACGAACTCGGTGCCGCGACGGCCGTGACCGTCGATCTGGGCCGCAGCGATCTCGGGCTCCCGCCCGGGCACGGCCACTCGGCGGTGGTCGCGTCGCTGTGGGACAACCACCTGCATGGGCTGCGGTACGCGCAGCACCGCGGGCTGCCCTACCTCAGTCTCTCCAGCGGGCTGGTGGACATCGGGCCGGAGGTGGTCGCGGGGGCCCAGCGGGCAACCGCCGCGCCGATACTGCTGGCCAGCCACTGGTGTGCGGGCGTTCTCGTCCTCACAACCCTGAACCTGGCCAGGGAGTTCGACCGGATCGACACCATCCGGGTCGGCGCCGTGCTGGACGAGTCGGACATCGGCGGGCCCGCGGGGGCCGCGGATCTGGAGCGGTGGGGTGACGTCACCTCGGCCGGGCTGGTGCGTCGTGACGGCGCCTTCGCCTGGGTCGACGGCCCCGACGCGGAGGCGGGCGTACCCACGTCCGACGGCAGGATCCTGCCCGGCCGGACCATCCCCATCCTCGACGTGCCGAGCCTCGCCCTCGCAACGGGTGCGGCGAACGTCAGCTTCGCCCTCGCCATCGGTGAGTCCGCGGGCCGGCACCGCGGTGACGGACCTTCCCTCGAGGTCCGGATCGATCTCGAAGGGGTGGGGGTCGAGGGCGAGCCGTTGAGCAGGAGCCGCCGGCTCGTCCATCCGGCGGGGCAGGGCCCGTTGACCGCGCTCGGTATGGCTCTCGGCGTCGAGCGACTGATCGGGCTGCGCGGCGACGCGGTACCGGTGGGGATCCACACGCCCGAGGCGTTGATCGACCCTGCGTACGCGGCCGAGCGGCTGGCGGAGACCGGTGCCATGGTCGTCGATCCGGCGGCCGCCGCTGCCTGA
- a CDS encoding GlxA family transcriptional regulator, which yields MPSSRLHRVAVLVLEGAKPLDVGIPAQVFTTRASMPYEVRVCGAAPGLVTGGDGLSYHVADGLDALAWADIAFVPGYRFPDRDDPPRAVVEALLAAHGGGTRLAAISTGAFALAATGLLDGKRATTHWHYTRALKRRHPLVQVDANVLFVDEGSVLTSAGAASGIDLCLHILRGDLGVAASNHAARRLVAAPYRSGGQAQYVPRSVPEPLGERFAATREWALHRLDEPLSLEALAQHAAVSPRTFSRRFVEDTGYTPMQWVMRARIDLARELLERSERSVEQIAGDVGLGTGANLRLHFQRILGTTPSEYRRTFTQGE from the coding sequence GTGCCGTCCTCCCGCCTGCATCGTGTCGCCGTTCTCGTGCTCGAGGGTGCGAAGCCGCTCGATGTCGGCATTCCCGCGCAGGTGTTCACGACCCGGGCGAGCATGCCGTACGAGGTGCGGGTGTGCGGCGCGGCGCCCGGTCTCGTGACGGGCGGCGACGGGCTGTCGTACCACGTCGCCGATGGCCTCGACGCGCTTGCGTGGGCCGACATCGCCTTCGTCCCCGGCTACCGGTTCCCGGACCGCGACGACCCGCCGCGGGCCGTCGTCGAGGCGCTGCTCGCCGCCCATGGCGGAGGCACGCGGCTGGCCGCCATCTCGACGGGCGCCTTCGCGCTCGCCGCGACCGGCCTGCTCGACGGCAAGCGGGCCACGACGCACTGGCACTACACGCGGGCGCTCAAGCGGAGGCATCCGCTCGTCCAGGTCGACGCGAACGTCCTGTTCGTCGACGAGGGCAGCGTGCTGACGTCGGCCGGCGCCGCCTCGGGCATCGACCTGTGCCTGCACATCCTGCGCGGCGACCTCGGGGTGGCCGCGTCGAACCACGCGGCCCGGCGCCTGGTCGCCGCTCCCTATCGCAGCGGCGGCCAGGCGCAGTATGTGCCGCGCAGCGTGCCCGAGCCGCTCGGCGAGCGGTTCGCGGCCACCCGTGAGTGGGCGCTGCACCGGCTCGACGAGCCCCTCAGCCTCGAAGCCCTCGCGCAGCATGCGGCCGTCTCACCGCGCACGTTCTCGCGGCGCTTCGTGGAGGACACCGGGTACACGCCGATGCAGTGGGTCATGCGCGCCCGGATCGACCTGGCCCGTGAGCTGCTGGAGCGTTCGGAGCGGAGCGTCGAGCAGATCGCGGGCGACGTGGGCCTCGGCACCGGCGCGAATCTGCGGCTGCACTTCCAGCGCATCCTCGGGACCACGCCCAGCGAGTACCGGCGCACGTTCACGCAGGGCGAGTAG
- the gap gene encoding type I glyceraldehyde-3-phosphate dehydrogenase, which yields MTRIAINGFGRIGRNVLRALLERDNDLEIVAVNDLTEPATLARLLAYDSTAGRLGRPVTVDGDALVVDGRRITVLAERDPAQLPWAELGIDIVLEATGRFTSAKAAGAHLAAGAKKILVSAPSDGADVTLAYGVNTDAYDPALHTIVSNASCTTNALAPLAAVLDQLAGIEHGFMTTVHAYTQEQNLQDGPHRDARRARAAAVNIVPTTTGAAKAIGLVLPNLDGKLSGDSIRVPVPVGSLVELNTTVARDVTRDDVLAAYRAAAEGPLAGILEYSDDPLVSSDITGNPASAVFDSALTRVDGRHIKVVAWYDNEWGFSNRVIDTLELLAAR from the coding sequence ATGACGCGCATCGCCATCAACGGATTCGGCCGCATCGGACGCAATGTGCTGCGGGCCCTGCTGGAACGCGACAACGACCTCGAGATCGTCGCCGTCAACGACCTCACCGAGCCGGCCACCCTGGCCCGGCTGCTCGCCTACGACTCGACGGCCGGCCGGCTCGGCCGCCCGGTGACCGTGGACGGCGACGCCCTCGTCGTCGACGGCCGCCGCATCACGGTGCTCGCCGAGCGGGACCCGGCGCAGCTGCCATGGGCCGAACTCGGCATCGACATCGTGCTGGAGGCGACCGGCCGCTTCACCTCGGCGAAGGCCGCCGGCGCCCACCTCGCCGCAGGCGCGAAGAAGATCCTGGTCAGCGCGCCGTCGGACGGAGCCGACGTCACGCTGGCGTACGGGGTCAACACCGACGCCTACGACCCGGCCCTGCACACGATCGTCTCGAACGCCTCATGCACGACCAACGCGCTCGCGCCGCTGGCCGCCGTCCTGGACCAACTCGCCGGCATCGAGCACGGCTTCATGACCACGGTGCACGCCTACACGCAGGAGCAGAACCTCCAGGACGGTCCGCACCGCGACGCGCGCCGCGCCCGTGCCGCCGCCGTCAACATCGTGCCGACCACGACGGGCGCCGCCAAGGCGATCGGCCTGGTGCTGCCGAACCTGGACGGAAAGCTGTCGGGCGACTCGATCCGTGTGCCGGTTCCCGTGGGCTCGCTCGTCGAACTCAACACGACCGTGGCGCGGGACGTGACACGCGACGACGTGCTGGCGGCGTACCGCGCGGCGGCGGAAGGGCCGCTCGCGGGCATCCTCGAGTACTCCGACGACCCGCTCGTCTCGTCCGACATCACGGGCAACCCCGCCTCGGCCGTCTTCGACTCGGCCCTCACCCGCGTCGACGGCCGCCACATCAAGGTGGTCGCCTGGTACGACAACGAGTGGGGCTTCTCGAACCGAGTCATCGACACCCTCGAACTGCTCGCCGCACGCTGA
- a CDS encoding NAD(P)-dependent oxidoreductase — MGTDRMKKVCIVGASGKLGQYMVRHALERGYEVVGVCRERSVPKLAAFEGRMTVVPGDTNDPEVIRRAVAGCDGVLTVLVPWGVRQYSSGTAQAVLDHARPGARLVFSCGWHITRDGKDTYSRLFTLGLRVVAVLAKLVRAVEIDDQVEACRRVFASDTRWTVVRGSSLEEGESQGLPVWSRHVGDPVLASDRTRRIDFALFMVEALTDDTLLHEAPAIVGCRTPSALAHAGGGHSHA, encoded by the coding sequence ATGGGCACGGATCGAATGAAGAAGGTCTGCATCGTCGGAGCTTCCGGGAAGCTCGGGCAGTACATGGTCCGGCACGCACTGGAACGCGGCTATGAAGTCGTCGGCGTGTGCCGGGAGCGCAGTGTGCCGAAACTGGCCGCGTTCGAGGGCCGGATGACCGTCGTTCCCGGGGACACGAACGACCCCGAGGTGATCCGGCGGGCGGTCGCCGGGTGCGACGGGGTGTTGACGGTGCTGGTGCCCTGGGGCGTACGGCAGTACTCGTCGGGGACGGCACAGGCGGTGCTCGACCACGCCCGGCCGGGCGCGCGTCTGGTCTTCTCCTGCGGCTGGCACATCACGCGCGACGGCAAGGACACGTACTCGCGGCTGTTCACCCTGGGGCTCCGGGTCGTGGCCGTGCTGGCCAAGCTGGTCCGCGCCGTCGAGATCGACGATCAGGTGGAGGCGTGCCGACGGGTGTTCGCCAGCGACACCCGGTGGACCGTGGTGCGTGGCAGCAGCCTGGAGGAGGGCGAGAGCCAGGGCCTGCCGGTGTGGAGCCGGCATGTGGGCGACCCGGTACTGGCCAGCGACCGGACCCGCCGGATCGACTTCGCGCTGTTCATGGTGGAAGCGCTCACCGACGACACGCTCCTCCACGAGGCCCCGGCCATCGTCGGCTGCCGCACCCCCAGCGCCCTCGCGCACGCCGGGGGCGGCCACAGTCACGCCTAG